A window of the Thunnus albacares chromosome 15, fThuAlb1.1, whole genome shotgun sequence genome harbors these coding sequences:
- the rrh gene encoding visual pigment-like receptor peropsin isoform X2, whose translation MSNIVVLLMFVKFKELRTATNFIIINLAFTDIGVAGIGYPMSAASDIHGSWKFGYTGCQIYAALNIFFGMASIGLLTVVAIDRYLTICRPDIGQKMTVRSYNLLILAAWLNAVFWSCMPIVGWAGYAPDPTGATCTINWRKNDASFISYTMAVIAVNFVLPLTVMFYCYYNVSATVRRYKASNCLDSINVDWSDQMDVTKMSIVMIIMFLVAWSPYSMVCLWASFGDPKTIPAPMAIIAPLFAKSSTFYNPCIYVIANKKFRRAIIGMIRCQTRQRITINTQVPMTTSQQPLTE comes from the exons ATGAGCAACATTGTGGTTCTGCTGATGTTTGTGAAGTTTAAGGAGCTCCGCACTGCCACCAACTTCATTATAATCAACCTGGCTTTTACTGACATCGGAGTGGCTGGTATTGGCTATCCCATGTCCGCTGCCTCGGACATCCACGGCAGCTGGAAATTTGGCTACACTGGTTGTCAG ATCTATGCAGCTCTCAACATCTTCTTTGGCATGGCCAGTATCGGCCTGCTGACCGTGGTGGCCATTGACCGCTACCTCACCATATGCAGACCAGACATAG GACAGAAGATGACAGTGCGATCATACAACCTTCTTATTCTGGCAGCATGGCTTAATGCTGTGTTTTGGTCTTGCATGCCGATAGTGGGCTGGGCAGGATATGCCCCTGACCCCACTGGAGCTACATGCACCATCAACTGGAGGAAGAATGATGC TTCCTTTATTTCTTACACCATGGCAGTGATTGCTGTGAACTTTGTGTTGCCTCTGACCGTCATGTTTTACTGCTACTACAATGTGTCAGCCACTGTGAGGAGATATAAAGCTAGCAACTGCCTGGACAGCATCAACGTCGACTGGTCGGACCAGATGGATGTAACTAAG ATGTCCATAGTGATGATTATCATGTTCCTGGTGGCCTGGTCTCCATACTCCATGGTGTGTCTCTGGGCATCATTTGGTGACCCCAAGACGATCCCTGCCCCCATGGCTATCATCGCTCCACTCTTTGCCAAGTCCTCCACCTTTTACAACCCCTGCATTTATGTCATTGCCAACAAAAA GTTCAGAAGAGCCATCATAGGGATGATTCGGTGTCAAACAAGGCAGCGGATCACCATCAATACCCAGGTTCCCATGACAACCTCTCAACAACCTCTGACCGAGTGA